From Methanobacteriaceae archaeon, one genomic window encodes:
- a CDS encoding NUDIX domain-containing protein — protein sequence MEKFYGLTVRGVIKNKNDEILIVKRHPKSKTDPEMWELPGGKVEDGEYFTKALVREIKEETNLDCKVGDLCEAVQNDYSNKRTVQLMMYLDDVSGDVKISEEHTEFMWANLDKLKSLELSASLKKVLKKRNWVI from the coding sequence ATGGAGAAATTTTATGGTCTTACTGTTAGAGGAGTAATTAAAAACAAAAACGATGAGATTTTAATTGTTAAAAGACATCCAAAATCAAAAACAGATCCTGAGATGTGGGAACTTCCAGGCGGAAAAGTTGAAGATGGCGAATACTTTACTAAGGCACTTGTTCGTGAGATTAAAGAAGAAACAAATCTTGATTGTAAAGTTGGAGACCTTTGCGAAGCGGTACAAAACGATTATTCAAATAAAAGAACCGTACAGTTAATGATGTATCTTGATGATGTTTCAGGTGATGTTAAAATAAGTGAAGAGCACACCGAGTTTATGTGGGCAAATCTTGATAAATTAAAAAGTTTGGAGCTATCTGCATCCCTAAAAAAAGTATTAAAAAAAAGAAATTGGGTTATCTGA